From the Montipora capricornis isolate CH-2021 chromosome 2, ASM3666992v2, whole genome shotgun sequence genome, one window contains:
- the LOC138038455 gene encoding sodium/potassium/calcium exchanger 2-like, translating to MVMKSERSFFWHRLHRRTHNPHIFLLTSAVLCSLGVNLLSAFDLDIASRSLNRKENTHKHRSLLASNEPTSENDTGGLYPNDIFSLSQKRQGAVVLHITGMCYMFLALSIACDEFFIPALAVITEKLDISEDVAGATFMAAGGSMPELCTSFIGVFVDPKSNVGFGTIVGSAVFNVLFVIGMCAVFSKEVLRLTWWPLFRDCIFYSMALIMLIGFFIDEAIEWWESLILIGAYVCYVTFMKYNHSIESWVKRQLKSNKVSAIKSKRSEKGELGLNDAYLEKAVEKLSRSTKTTNGLPCFRYGVLQLVIQTIDPLGDASVAVKVNRLKRLKSSKVKAGVENSRDSVNGGQDVFKNSPVEDSQRQFHLSVVNSSVTEEKTDSTSTSSFYKSNYTYSDNENLKTPVYNSNLETSGKSSLVNEELPCVHVVSTESSANKTNRSSVPGMVEQSATNYRISATSEDSQQTSNHQLVEIEDAREACLDDDSTPIDLSWPSRWKDRLAYIVRAPILFLMYFTAQDIRKAGKRHLYPWTFTWSMIWIVAFSYLMVWWAKEVGKTLNIPTEVMGLTFLAAGTSIPDLITSVLVARKGFGDMAVSSSIGSNMFDVTVGLPLPWLIYSAINHGSAKQVSNNGLFCSVALLFIMLIAVVVIIASSKWKMSRLLGAIMFLLYVVFLLISLLLQYGEIECPSF from the exons ATGGTTATGAAATCTGAACGGTCGTTTTTTTGGCATCGTTTACACAGACGAACTCACAATCCTCACATTTTCCTTCTCACATCTGCAGTTTTGTGTAGTCTTGGAGTAAATTTACTCTCAGCTTTCGACTTGGACATCGCATCACGTTCGCTTAACAGGAAAGAAAATACACACAAACATCGATCTTTACTGGCGTCAAATGAACCCACGTCGGAGAATGATACTGGCGGCTTATATCCGAACGATATATTTTCCTTGTCACAAAAAAGGCAAGGAGCTGTTGTTTTACACATCACTGGTATGTGTTACATGTTCCTTGCACTGTCCATTGCATGCGATGAATTTTTCATTCCCGCTTTAGCAGTTATCACGGAGAAATTAGACATTTCAGAGGATGTCGCCGGGGCTACATTTATGGCTGCCGGTGGGAGTATGCCAGAGCTTTGTACTTCATTTATTGGAGTGTTCGTGGATCCAAAATCGAACGTTGGTTTTGGAACCATAGTGGGCTCAGCTGTCttcaatgttttgtttgtaataggCATGTGTGCTGTGTTCTCAAAGGAAGTTTTACGTCTAACTTGGTGGCCGTTATTCCGCGATTGTATATTCTATAGCATGGCTCTAATCATGTTAATTGGCTTCTTCATAGACGAGGCGATCGAGTGGTGGGAATCGCTGATTTTAATCGGGGCTTATGTTTGTTATGTCACATTTATGAAATACAACCATAGTATCGAGAGTTGGGTGAAAAGACAACTGAAGTCAAATAAAGTGAGCGCTATCAAATCCAAAAGGTCAGAGAAAGGGGAACTTGGATTGAATGATGCATATCTTGAG AAGGCTGTGGAAAAGTTATCCAGATCCACAAAGACAACTAATGGCCTTCCCTGTTTTCGTTATGGTGTGCTTCAACTGGTCATTCAAACTATTGATCCTCTCGGTGATG CTTCTGTTGCTGTAAAAGTGAACAGGTTGAAGAGACTTAAAAGCTCAAAAGTAAAAGCTGGAGTGGAAAATAGTAGAGATTCAGTAAATGGAGGTCAAGATGTCTTTAAAAATTCCCCAGTGGAGGACAGTCAAAGACAGTTTCATTTATCTGTTGTAAATAGTTCTGTGACTGAAGAAAAGACAGATTCCACTTCCACATCATCATTTTACAAGAGTAATTACACATATTCAGAcaatgaaaatttgaaaacgccagTTTATAACTCAAACTTGGAAACATCTGGGAAGAGTAGTTTAGTGAATGAAGAACTTCCTTGTGTCCATGTGGTTTCTACTGAAAGCtctgcaaacaaaacaaatcgtTCATCTGTTCCGGGAATGGTGGAACAAAGTGCAACAAATTACAGAATTTCAGCCACATCTGAAGACTCTCAACAGACATCTAATCACCAGTTGGTAGAGATAGAAGATGCGAGAGAAGCTTGT TTGGATGACGATAGTACTCCCATTGACTTAAGCTGGCCATCAAGATGGAAAGACAGATTAGCTTACATTGTTAGAGCACCTATCCTGTTTCTTATGTACTTCACAGCACAGGACATCAGGAAAGCC GGAAAACGACACTTGTATCCTTGGACTTTCACATGGTCTATGATTTGGATAGTTGCGTTTTCATATTTGATGGTGTGGTGGGCCAAGGAAGTTGGCAAAACTTTGAATATACCAACAGAG GTTATGGGTCTCACATTTTTAGCAGCTGGAACAAGTATACCTGACCTCATAACCAGTGTTTTAGTTGCAAGGAAAGGCTTTGGTGACATGGCAGTGTCCAGCTCAATTGGCAGCAATATGTTTGATGTCACTGTAGG ACTGCCCCTTCCTTGGTTGATATACAGTGCAATCAATCATGGATCGGCTAAGCAAGTGAGCAACAATggtctgttctgttctgtcgcaTTACTCTTCATTATGCTGATAGCCGTTGTCGTCATCATTGCAAGCAGTAAATGGAAGATGTCCAGGCTGCTTGGagccatcatgtttctgttgTATGTTGTGTTCCTCTTGATCTCCTTATTGTTGCAGTATGGCGAAATTGAATGCCCCTCATTTTAA